The Clostridia bacterium genome includes a region encoding these proteins:
- a CDS encoding sporulation transcriptional regulator SpoIIID: MRENRNERVLAIASFIAETGATVREAARRFDVSKSTVHSDMTQRLPKLDMNSYKRVRAILMKNLRERHIRGGEKTKEKYRNMRK, encoded by the coding sequence ATGAGAGAGAACAGAAACGAGAGAGTACTCGCGATCGCGAGTTTTATTGCCGAGACGGGCGCGACGGTTCGGGAAGCGGCGAGACGGTTTGACGTCAGCAAATCGACCGTCCACAGCGATATGACCCAAAGGCTCCCGAAACTCGATATGAATTCCTATAAAAGAGTCCGAGCGATCCTAATGAAGAATCTGCGGGAACGCCATATTCGCGGGGGAGAAAAAACTAAGGAAAAATACAGAAATATGCGGAAATAA
- the cysE gene encoding serine O-acetyltransferase, which produces MCFVSKRTREDIENVMDKDPAARSFWEVYFTYSGVIALRMYRRAHWFYQHGHKFIARVISQRAKKRTGIEIHPAAKIGRRLFIDHGAGVVIGETAEIGDDVVIYQGVTLGGTGKDKGKRHPTLQDRVMVSSGAKVLGPFTVGHDSKIGSNSVVLKEVPPQSTVVGVPGRVVKQGDVRIADMDQIKLPDPILEEFRRLNRRIEELEKRAGIRASKKDDDGNLLSEDLENIEKGNENI; this is translated from the coding sequence ATGTGCTTTGTCAGTAAAAGAACGCGCGAAGATATCGAAAACGTGATGGATAAAGATCCGGCGGCGAGAAGCTTTTGGGAGGTTTATTTTACCTACTCGGGAGTCATCGCGCTTCGGATGTATCGTCGCGCTCATTGGTTTTATCAGCATGGTCATAAGTTTATCGCGCGCGTCATTTCCCAGCGCGCCAAAAAGCGCACGGGGATCGAGATCCATCCCGCCGCAAAGATCGGCAGAAGACTCTTTATCGACCACGGCGCGGGCGTCGTGATCGGCGAGACCGCGGAGATCGGGGACGACGTCGTCATTTATCAGGGCGTGACCCTCGGCGGAACGGGAAAAGATAAAGGGAAGCGTCACCCGACGCTGCAAGACCGCGTCATGGTCTCTTCGGGCGCGAAAGTCCTCGGACCGTTCACCGTCGGGCACGACAGCAAGATCGGTTCAAACAGCGTCGTTTTGAAAGAAGTCCCGCCGCAAAGTACGGTCGTCGGCGTCCCGGGAAGAGTCGTAAAGCAGGGCGACGTCCGCATCGCGGATATGGATCAGATCAAACTCCCCGACCCGATCCTCGAAGAATTCCGCAGGTTGAACAGGCGCATCGAAGAACTTGAAAAGCGCGCGGGCATTCGCGCAAGCAAGAAAGATGACGACGGGAACCTCCTGAGCGAGGATCTCGAAAATATCGAAAAGGGCAACGAAAATATATGA
- the cysS gene encoding cysteine--tRNA ligase, which translates to MKVYNTLDREKEEFTPIQGNLVRMYSCGPTVYSYAHIGNMRTYIFMDLLRRSLRFAGFKVKGVMNITDVGHLLSDGDEGEDKMQKAARKEGKTPWEIAAFYTEAFFKDIDALNVSRPEIIAKATEHIPEMIEFVKGLMEKGYAYEISDGIYFDIGKFPGYGKLSGQTVDEKEAGARIEENSEKRHPADFALWKKADKNHIMQWESPWGMGFPGWHIECSAMSKKYLGEVFDLHTGGIDAVPVHHENEIAQNEALAGKKTVNYWMHGEFMMVDGGKMSKSLGNVYTISDLEKKGYLPLDFRYFCLNAHYRKKLNFTFEGMDAAHTSYERLRNLLYAHKMSATATDKAILDDLYKRFKDAVEDDMNIPFALGVLWEAVKLPKSKDIYKLALEFDKVLGLSLDKVTAPAPEKIDVPAEIAALAEKRFAAKKEKNWAEADRLRAEIAEKGYVIKDSKDGYTIEKA; encoded by the coding sequence ATGAAAGTTTACAACACGTTAGATCGCGAAAAAGAGGAATTTACCCCGATCCAAGGCAATCTCGTCCGTATGTATTCCTGCGGGCCGACGGTGTACAGCTACGCGCATATCGGCAATATGCGGACCTATATCTTTATGGATCTGTTGCGCCGTTCGCTCCGTTTCGCGGGCTTTAAGGTCAAAGGCGTTATGAATATCACGGACGTCGGTCACCTTTTGTCCGACGGCGACGAGGGCGAAGACAAGATGCAGAAAGCCGCGCGCAAAGAGGGCAAGACCCCTTGGGAGATCGCGGCGTTTTACACCGAAGCCTTCTTTAAGGATATCGACGCGCTGAACGTTTCGCGCCCGGAGATCATCGCGAAAGCGACCGAGCACATCCCCGAGATGATCGAATTCGTCAAGGGACTTATGGAAAAGGGCTATGCCTACGAGATCTCGGACGGGATTTATTTCGATATCGGGAAATTCCCCGGTTACGGCAAACTTTCGGGGCAAACCGTCGATGAGAAAGAGGCGGGCGCACGCATCGAAGAAAACAGCGAGAAAAGGCATCCCGCCGACTTCGCGCTTTGGAAAAAAGCCGATAAAAACCATATTATGCAATGGGAAAGCCCGTGGGGAATGGGATTCCCGGGCTGGCATATCGAATGCAGCGCGATGAGCAAAAAATATCTCGGCGAGGTCTTCGATCTGCATACCGGCGGCATCGACGCCGTCCCCGTCCACCACGAGAACGAGATCGCGCAAAACGAAGCGCTCGCGGGCAAAAAGACGGTCAACTATTGGATGCACGGCGAATTTATGATGGTGGACGGCGGCAAAATGAGCAAATCGCTCGGCAACGTCTACACGATCTCCGACCTCGAAAAGAAGGGCTATTTGCCCCTTGATTTCCGCTATTTCTGCCTGAACGCGCATTACAGAAAAAAGCTGAATTTCACCTTTGAGGGAATGGACGCCGCGCATACTTCTTACGAGAGGCTCAGAAATCTCCTTTATGCCCATAAGATGAGCGCGACCGCAACCGATAAAGCGATTTTGGACGACCTTTATAAACGCTTTAAGGACGCCGTCGAAGACGATATGAACATTCCGTTCGCGCTCGGCGTTTTGTGGGAAGCGGTCAAACTTCCGAAGAGCAAAGATATCTATAAACTCGCGCTCGAATTCGATAAGGTCCTCGGGCTTTCCTTGGATAAGGTCACCGCGCCCGCGCCCGAAAAGATAGACGTTCCCGCAGAGATCGCCGCGCTCGCCGAAAAGCGTTTCGCCGCGAAGAAAGAGAAGAACTGGGCGGAAGCGGATCGCCTTCGCGCGGAGATCGCAGAAAAGGGCTACGTCATTAAAGATTCGAAAGACGGCTACACGATCGAGAAAGCGTAA
- a CDS encoding DUF4186 domain-containing protein — protein MNYDDCFRKLSESKFRSRFHLSEKDKNYIEKVGLDAIRDHAKTFIATRLAPAVIPNDGKQTPMRGHPVFLAQHACACCCRDCLFKWYRVPKGVPLSPEQQEKIVRLLLSWIERELES, from the coding sequence ATGAATTACGACGATTGTTTCCGAAAACTTTCCGAATCAAAATTCCGCTCGCGGTTTCACCTTTCGGAAAAGGACAAAAACTATATCGAAAAAGTCGGGCTCGACGCGATCCGCGATCACGCGAAAACCTTTATCGCGACCCGTCTTGCGCCCGCCGTTATTCCAAACGACGGGAAACAGACGCCGATGCGCGGGCATCCCGTCTTTCTCGCGCAGCACGCCTGCGCCTGCTGTTGTCGCGATTGCCTTTTCAAATGGTATCGCGTCCCGAAAGGCGTTCCCCTCTCCCCCGAGCAACAGGAAAAGATCGTCCGCCTTTTACTTTCTTGGATCGAACGCGAACTCGAATCGTAA